Proteins from one Loktanella sp. M215 genomic window:
- a CDS encoding ABC transporter permease, with translation MLVWSFVRRLLRPKHDYGGLKTVTFGDESAVVSNGVASVISIVLIFVLWGAFTGSKLLPGFLHMPGPFQGTATFDYTLTGPDGATDDATVTVLVHPADVTTPDPQVDPGTGMARNDSIAIGMFRSALLRVADNDEVTRDQGAQITAVDGTPIAPGGSVRTGFGRVMMTPKGTLNIAPASGWQMEPIWLPPPEAVWAQAVTIARDGFRGASLWEHLGYSLFRVIVGFLLGALVGIPLGYAMGLSDWFRGWFDPIVEFMRPVPPLALIPLVIIWAGIGETGKIILLFLAALWIMAIAARSGVSGVRISKVHAAYSLGASKWQVMRHVVIPNSLPEIFTGARVAMGVCWGTVVAAELVAAQTGVGMMIMVASKFQNTDIVLMGVIVIGIVGFTIDLGIRWLERIMVPWKGKG, from the coding sequence ATGCTCGTCTGGTCCTTTGTCCGCCGCCTGCTGCGGCCAAAGCATGACTATGGTGGCCTGAAAACCGTGACCTTTGGCGATGAATCCGCCGTGGTGTCGAACGGGGTCGCGTCGGTCATCAGCATTGTGCTGATCTTCGTGCTCTGGGGGGCGTTTACCGGATCAAAGCTGCTGCCGGGATTCCTGCACATGCCGGGGCCGTTTCAGGGGACGGCGACGTTTGACTACACGTTGACGGGGCCGGACGGGGCGACCGATGACGCTACGGTCACGGTGCTGGTCCACCCCGCCGATGTTACCACCCCCGATCCGCAGGTCGATCCCGGTACCGGCATGGCCCGCAACGACTCCATCGCCATCGGCATGTTCCGCAGCGCCCTGCTGCGCGTGGCTGACAACGACGAGGTCACCCGCGATCAGGGGGCCCAGATCACGGCGGTCGATGGCACGCCCATCGCACCGGGCGGGTCTGTGCGCACCGGCTTTGGCCGGGTGATGATGACCCCCAAGGGCACGCTGAACATCGCGCCTGCGTCCGGCTGGCAGATGGAGCCGATCTGGCTGCCGCCGCCAGAGGCGGTCTGGGCGCAGGCTGTGACCATCGCCCGCGACGGGTTCCGGGGGGCGAGCCTGTGGGAACACCTGGGCTATTCGCTGTTCCGGGTGATCGTGGGCTTTTTGCTGGGGGCGCTTGTGGGCATCCCCCTCGGCTATGCCATGGGCCTGTCGGACTGGTTTCGCGGCTGGTTCGACCCCATCGTGGAGTTCATGCGGCCCGTCCCGCCGCTTGCCTTGATCCCGCTGGTCATCATCTGGGCGGGGATCGGTGAGACGGGCAAGATCATCCTGCTGTTCCTTGCGGCACTCTGGATCATGGCGATCGCCGCGCGCTCCGGCGTGTCGGGCGTGCGGATTTCCAAGGTGCATGCGGCCTATTCATTGGGCGCGTCGAAATGGCAGGTGATGCGGCATGTCGTCATCCCGAATTCCCTGCCGGAGATATTCACCGGTGCGCGGGTGGCCATGGGGGTCTGCTGGGGCACCGTCGTCGCGGCAGAGCTGGTGGCGGCACAGACCGGCGTCGGCATGATGATCATGGTTGCGTCCAAGTTCCAGAACACGGACATCGTGCTGATGGGGGTGATCGTGATCGGGATCGTGGGGTTCACCATCGACCTTGGCATCCGCTGGCTGGAGCGGATCATGGTGCCGTGGAAGGGCAAGGGATGA
- a CDS encoding NYN domain-containing protein, with amino-acid sequence MTGPAAALAVLLVLLVLGGADPARLQTFAWFALAGLALGLLWDTLWEVWRRRSPADVAPRRIPQQRRRTNRPRVPPQARPTILIDGSNVMHWNGNAPSAVVLRRVVQALVDKGERPHVYFDANACYKLAEGFRDAVALGAMIGLPASSVTVAAGGTPADPLLLAHAARDRLRVVTNDRFLDWKTQFPAVGARGFLVKGRWQEGAPILRL; translated from the coding sequence ATGACGGGACCGGCTGCAGCACTTGCGGTGCTGCTGGTGTTGCTGGTGCTGGGCGGGGCCGACCCGGCCCGCTTGCAGACCTTCGCGTGGTTCGCACTGGCCGGGCTGGCGCTGGGCCTGCTGTGGGACACCCTGTGGGAGGTGTGGCGGCGGCGCTCGCCCGCGGACGTGGCGCCGCGCCGGATCCCGCAGCAGCGGCGGCGGACAAACAGGCCGCGCGTTCCGCCGCAGGCCCGCCCGACAATCCTGATCGACGGATCGAACGTCATGCACTGGAACGGGAACGCGCCGTCCGCCGTGGTGCTGCGCCGAGTGGTGCAGGCGCTGGTGGACAAGGGCGAGCGGCCGCACGTCTATTTCGACGCCAACGCGTGCTACAAGCTGGCAGAGGGGTTCAGGGATGCAGTGGCACTGGGTGCCATGATCGGTCTGCCCGCGTCGTCGGTCACCGTCGCGGCCGGCGGGACGCCGGCAGATCCGCTGTTGCTGGCCCATGCGGCACGGGATCGCCTGCGGGTCGTGACAAACGACCGGTTTCTGGACTGGAAGACGCAATTCCCCGCCGTGGGCGCGCGGGGATTTCTGGTCAAGGGGCGCTGGCAAGAGGGCGCGCCGATCCTGCGCCTGTAA
- the uvrB gene encoding excinuclease ABC subunit UvrB: MAYAQTDKRELADAAYLSNPAPNVRTREKMEGGRKFVLKTEFEPAGDQPTAIVELSEGVKNGERDQVLLGATGTGKTFTMAKIIEETQRPAIILAPNKTLAAQLYGEFKGFFPENAVEYFVSYYDYYQPEAYVARSDTYIEKESQINEQIDRMRHSATRALLERDDVIIVASVSCIYGIGSVETYGAMTQDIHVGKSYDQRKIMADLIAQQYRRNDAAFQRGTFRVRGDSLEIFPAHLDDRAWRLSFFGEELESITEFDPLTGEKTDTFPKIRVYANSHYVTPKPTMQQAIIGIKKELRMRLDQLVNEGKLLEAQRLEQRTNFDLEMLEATGVCNGIENYSRYLTGRAPGEPPPTLFEFIPDNAIVFADESHVSVPQIGGMYKGDFRRKMTLAEHGFRLPSCMDNRPLKFEEWDAMRPQSVFVSATPAAWELEQTGGVFTEQIIRPTGLIDPVIEIRPVEMQVDDLLDEVRKVSAAGFRTLCTTLTKRMAEDLTEYMHEQGIRVRYMHSDIDTIERIEILRDLRLGAFDVLIGINLLREGLDIPECGLVAILDADKEGFLRSETSLVQTIGRAARNAEGRVIMYADRITGSMERAMKETERRRTRQTAYNVEHGITPTTVKKNVEDILAGLYKGDVDMNRVTAKVERQGSNMKAVLDGLRTDMRKAAENLEFETAARLRDELKRLEAVELAIADDPLARQQAVDKAVEDSAKASGRSTGGRGGMRGGKSRYGGKKR; this comes from the coding sequence ATGGCCTACGCCCAGACCGACAAACGCGAGCTTGCCGACGCCGCCTACCTGTCCAACCCCGCGCCCAACGTGCGGACGCGCGAGAAGATGGAAGGCGGCCGCAAGTTCGTCCTGAAGACCGAATTCGAACCCGCCGGCGACCAGCCGACGGCCATCGTCGAGCTGTCCGAAGGTGTCAAAAACGGAGAGCGGGATCAGGTGCTGCTAGGGGCCACCGGCACCGGCAAGACCTTCACCATGGCCAAGATCATCGAAGAGACCCAGCGCCCCGCGATCATCCTCGCCCCCAACAAGACGCTCGCGGCGCAGTTATATGGCGAATTCAAGGGCTTCTTCCCCGAAAACGCCGTGGAATACTTCGTCAGCTACTACGACTACTACCAGCCCGAAGCCTACGTCGCCCGGTCGGATACCTATATCGAGAAGGAATCCCAGATTAACGAACAGATCGACCGGATGCGCCACTCGGCCACGCGGGCGCTGCTGGAACGCGATGACGTGATCATCGTGGCCTCGGTGTCCTGCATCTATGGTATCGGGTCGGTGGAAACCTACGGCGCCATGACGCAGGACATCCACGTCGGCAAATCCTACGACCAGCGCAAGATCATGGCGGACCTGATCGCCCAGCAATACCGCCGCAACGACGCCGCCTTCCAGCGCGGCACCTTCCGCGTGCGCGGCGATTCGCTGGAAATCTTCCCCGCCCACCTCGACGACCGCGCCTGGCGGTTGAGCTTCTTTGGCGAGGAACTGGAGTCGATCACCGAATTCGACCCCCTGACGGGCGAGAAAACCGACACCTTCCCGAAAATCCGCGTCTACGCGAACTCGCACTACGTCACGCCCAAACCGACGATGCAGCAGGCCATCATCGGCATCAAGAAAGAGCTGCGGATGCGGCTGGATCAACTGGTGAACGAAGGCAAGCTGCTGGAAGCACAGCGGCTGGAACAGCGTACCAACTTCGATCTGGAAATGCTGGAAGCGACCGGCGTCTGCAACGGGATCGAGAACTATTCCCGCTACCTGACGGGCCGCGCCCCCGGCGAGCCGCCCCCCACCCTGTTCGAATTCATCCCCGACAACGCCATCGTGTTCGCGGACGAGTCCCACGTCTCGGTCCCGCAGATCGGCGGCATGTACAAGGGCGACTTCCGACGCAAGATGACGCTGGCCGAACACGGCTTCCGCCTGCCGTCCTGCATGGACAACCGCCCGCTGAAGTTCGAGGAATGGGACGCTATGCGCCCCCAGTCCGTCTTCGTCAGCGCCACCCCTGCGGCGTGGGAACTCGAACAAACCGGCGGCGTCTTCACCGAACAGATCATCCGCCCCACCGGCCTGATCGACCCGGTCATCGAGATCAGGCCCGTCGAAATGCAGGTCGACGACCTGCTGGACGAGGTCCGCAAGGTCTCTGCCGCCGGTTTCCGCACGCTCTGCACCACGCTGACCAAGCGCATGGCCGAGGACCTGACCGAATACATGCACGAACAGGGCATCCGCGTGCGCTACATGCACTCTGACATCGACACGATCGAGCGGATCGAGATCCTGCGCGATCTGCGCCTTGGAGCCTTCGACGTGCTGATCGGCATCAACCTGCTGCGCGAGGGTCTGGATATTCCCGAATGCGGTCTCGTCGCCATCCTCGACGCCGACAAGGAAGGCTTCCTGCGTTCCGAAACCTCCCTCGTCCAGACCATCGGCCGCGCCGCGCGGAACGCCGAAGGCCGCGTCATCATGTACGCCGACCGGATCACCGGGTCGATGGAACGCGCGATGAAGGAAACAGAGCGTCGCCGCACCCGCCAGACCGCCTACAACGTCGAACACGGCATCACGCCGACGACGGTGAAAAAGAACGTCGAAGACATCCTCGCGGGCCTCTACAAGGGCGACGTCGACATGAATCGCGTGACGGCCAAGGTCGAACGTCAGGGCTCCAACATGAAGGCCGTTCTGGACGGCTTGCGCACCGACATGCGCAAGGCCGCCGAGAACCTCGAATTCGAAACCGCCGCCCGCCTGCGGGACGAGCTGAAACGGCTGGAGGCCGTCGAGCTTGCGATTGCCGACGATCCGTTGGCGCGCCAACAGGCCGTCGACAAGGCGGTCGAAGACTCCGCCAAGGCCTCAGGCCGGTCTACGGGCGGACGCGGGGGCATGCGGGGTGGAAAGTCGCGGTATGGGGGGAAGAAGCGTTAG
- a CDS encoding WD40/YVTN/BNR-like repeat-containing protein, with translation MAVAILWGTSKGVFLVREGAQGWAATGPFCDGWPINHVIGDPLTGTLWAGGGGDFQGAGVWRSQDDGATWTLTKLTKGGMDDWAANDPGFAAMIGWVDAPMPFDREFMQVWSLHFAHGVLCAGTKPARLLKSHDMGVTWDKVGGLTDDQGVDDWQAGGAGLTLHSLVSHPADPDRMWVGISAEGVFATDDGGATWDRRNRLSNAGACADHHHPAGPEGGEVGHCVHNMMRAPGEGDVLYQQNHHGVWRSADGGRSWDDISTGLPSTFGFPIRVHPRDADTIWTLPLNGDMAGRFPPDAACAVWRSRDGGATWTGLRDGLPQQGCYFTVLRQAMAGDARDPAGLYFGTNSGSVFASFDEGDSWAELTRHLPTILSVEVLDRA, from the coding sequence ATGGCTGTGGCGATCCTGTGGGGCACGTCGAAGGGCGTGTTTCTGGTGAGGGAGGGTGCGCAGGGCTGGGCCGCGACAGGCCCGTTCTGCGACGGCTGGCCGATCAACCACGTGATCGGCGATCCTTTGACGGGGACGCTTTGGGCCGGTGGCGGTGGCGACTTTCAAGGGGCGGGGGTCTGGCGGTCGCAGGACGATGGTGCCACCTGGACGCTGACCAAGCTGACCAAAGGCGGCATGGACGACTGGGCGGCCAATGATCCCGGCTTTGCCGCGATGATCGGCTGGGTGGATGCGCCGATGCCGTTCGACCGGGAGTTCATGCAGGTCTGGTCGCTGCATTTCGCCCATGGCGTGCTTTGTGCGGGCACGAAGCCCGCGCGATTGCTGAAAAGCCATGACATGGGCGTGACGTGGGACAAGGTCGGCGGTCTGACCGACGATCAGGGTGTGGATGACTGGCAGGCGGGGGGCGCAGGGCTGACGCTGCACAGCCTAGTCTCTCATCCCGCGGACCCCGACCGGATGTGGGTCGGCATTTCGGCAGAGGGCGTCTTTGCGACCGACGACGGCGGGGCGACATGGGACCGGCGCAACCGGCTGTCGAACGCGGGCGCCTGTGCCGACCATCACCACCCGGCGGGGCCGGAGGGGGGCGAGGTCGGGCATTGCGTCCACAACATGATGCGCGCGCCGGGCGAGGGCGATGTGCTTTATCAGCAGAACCACCACGGCGTCTGGCGGTCCGCCGATGGGGGGCGGTCGTGGGACGATATCTCGACGGGGTTGCCGTCCACCTTCGGCTTTCCGATCCGGGTGCATCCGCGCGACGCGGACACGATCTGGACCCTTCCGCTGAACGGCGACATGGCGGGGCGGTTCCCACCGGATGCGGCCTGCGCCGTCTGGCGGTCGCGGGACGGCGGTGCCACGTGGACAGGACTGCGCGACGGGCTCCCGCAACAGGGCTGCTATTTCACCGTGTTGCGGCAGGCGATGGCGGGGGATGCGCGCGATCCGGCGGGTCTTTATTTCGGGACGAACTCCGGATCGGTCTTTGCCAGTTTCGACGAGGGCGACAGCTGGGCGGAATTGACGCGGCATCTGCCGACCATCCTCTCGGTCGAGGTGCTTGACAGGGCCTGA
- a CDS encoding taurine ABC transporter substrate-binding protein, whose protein sequence is MTLKTTMMGATGALALLTGGQAMAEAHGELTVGYFLEWPMPFEFAKVQGTYDEALGMKVNWVSFDTGTAMSAAMASGDVQIAVSQGVPPFVIAVSAGQDLQVLDVAVSYADNDNCVVASGLEIDKESAGELAGKKVAVPLGTAAHYGFLKQMDHFGVDVGSMQVVDMAPPEGAAALAQGAVDMMCGYGGSLRTAMDYGNVLLTGDEKTELGILVFDVTSAPAAFVAENPDVVAKFLSVTAKANDAWNSGAKVEEMIPVIAQDSGMDEAAVRDFMATFTFPGVEDQLGQKWLGGNAAEFMKGVAQVFVDAGSIPSALDDYTAAVNTGPLQAAESM, encoded by the coding sequence ATGACATTGAAGACGACGATGATGGGGGCCACGGGCGCGCTGGCGCTGTTGACCGGCGGTCAGGCGATGGCTGAGGCGCATGGAGAGCTGACCGTTGGTTACTTCCTTGAATGGCCGATGCCGTTCGAATTCGCCAAGGTGCAGGGTACCTACGATGAGGCGCTGGGCATGAAGGTGAACTGGGTCAGTTTCGATACCGGCACCGCGATGTCGGCCGCAATGGCCTCGGGCGATGTGCAGATTGCGGTCAGCCAGGGCGTGCCGCCCTTCGTGATCGCGGTCAGCGCGGGTCAGGACCTGCAGGTGCTGGATGTGGCCGTCAGCTATGCGGACAATGACAATTGCGTCGTGGCCTCCGGTCTGGAGATCGACAAGGAATCGGCCGGTGAGCTGGCCGGCAAGAAGGTCGCTGTGCCGCTGGGAACGGCGGCGCATTACGGGTTCCTTAAGCAGATGGACCACTTTGGCGTGGACGTGGGCAGCATGCAGGTCGTTGACATGGCCCCGCCCGAAGGCGCTGCGGCGCTGGCGCAGGGGGCGGTGGACATGATGTGCGGTTACGGCGGGTCGCTGCGCACGGCGATGGACTATGGCAACGTGCTGCTGACCGGCGACGAGAAGACCGAGTTGGGGATCCTCGTGTTCGACGTGACCTCTGCCCCGGCGGCATTCGTGGCTGAAAATCCCGATGTGGTGGCGAAATTCCTGTCCGTGACGGCCAAGGCCAATGACGCATGGAATTCCGGCGCCAAGGTCGAGGAGATGATCCCCGTCATCGCGCAGGACAGCGGCATGGACGAGGCGGCGGTTCGCGACTTTATGGCGACTTTCACCTTTCCGGGTGTCGAGGACCAGTTGGGCCAGAAGTGGCTGGGCGGCAATGCGGCGGAGTTCATGAAGGGTGTGGCACAGGTCTTTGTCGATGCGGGGTCGATCCCCTCGGCGCTGGACGATTATACGGCGGCGGTGAACACCGGGCCGTTGCAGGCTGCAGAGAGCATGTAA
- a CDS encoding GlsB/YeaQ/YmgE family stress response membrane protein, protein MDTFLQVVGWGAISLLAVIGLVAGLIAAVITGGNKGAYIVAGIIGAVALPFVLALLGVTAAIGAGLLAILVIGAVGAVVLVVLIKALTGRSDDRPRR, encoded by the coding sequence ATGGACACCTTTCTGCAAGTGGTCGGCTGGGGTGCGATTTCACTGCTGGCCGTGATCGGTCTGGTCGCGGGCCTGATCGCTGCGGTCATCACCGGAGGCAACAAGGGCGCCTACATTGTCGCAGGCATCATCGGCGCCGTGGCGCTGCCCTTCGTGCTGGCCTTGCTGGGCGTCACGGCCGCAATCGGTGCGGGCCTGCTGGCGATCCTCGTGATCGGTGCGGTTGGCGCCGTGGTGCTGGTCGTGCTGATCAAGGCGCTGACGGGGCGGTCGGACGACCGGCCCCGCAGATAA
- a CDS encoding aminotransferase family protein, translated as MNQHTLSNDPAAVIAADRAHVWHHLIQHKPFETIDPRIIVEGRGLRVWDIKGREHIDAVSGAVWTVNVGYGRKRIADAVAAQLTKMCFFAGASGTIPGAQFAEMLVDKMPGLDRVYYANSGSEANEKAFKMVRQIAHKHHGGRKHKILFRERDYHGTTITNLSAGGQHERNAQYGPYTPGFVQVPHCLEYRRQDGLTDDDYGVRAADAIEEVILREGPDTVGALCLEPITAGGGIVTPPKGYWDRVQEICRKYDILLHIDEVVCGLGRTGTWFGYQQYGVQPDIVTMAKGVASGYAAISCCVTTNAVFEQFKDDTDPMSYFRDISTFGGCTAGPTAAIENMAIIEEEGLLANSATMGIHLKANLHALMEKHAVIGDVRGQGLFCGAELVTDRGTKDPLNEKQVGAIVADCMAQGVIIGATNRSVPGFNNTLLFAPALIATTDDIDQITDAVDRALTRVLG; from the coding sequence ATGAACCAGCACACCCTGTCGAACGATCCCGCCGCCGTCATCGCCGCCGACCGCGCGCATGTCTGGCACCACCTGATCCAGCACAAACCGTTCGAGACGATCGACCCCCGCATCATCGTCGAAGGCCGCGGCCTGCGCGTCTGGGACATCAAGGGGCGCGAACACATCGACGCCGTGTCCGGTGCGGTCTGGACCGTGAACGTGGGCTACGGCCGCAAGCGGATCGCCGATGCGGTGGCCGCCCAGCTGACCAAGATGTGTTTCTTCGCCGGCGCCTCCGGCACCATCCCCGGCGCGCAATTCGCGGAAATGCTGGTGGACAAGATGCCGGGCCTCGACCGGGTCTATTACGCAAACTCGGGGTCAGAGGCGAACGAGAAGGCCTTCAAGATGGTGCGCCAGATCGCGCACAAGCATCACGGTGGCCGCAAGCACAAGATCCTGTTCCGCGAACGCGACTACCACGGCACGACGATCACCAACCTCTCTGCCGGCGGCCAGCACGAGCGCAACGCCCAGTACGGCCCCTATACGCCGGGTTTCGTGCAGGTGCCGCATTGCCTTGAATACCGCCGTCAGGATGGCCTGACAGACGACGACTACGGCGTCCGCGCCGCCGACGCGATCGAAGAGGTCATCCTGCGCGAAGGCCCGGACACCGTCGGCGCGCTCTGCCTGGAACCGATCACCGCCGGCGGCGGTATCGTGACCCCGCCGAAAGGCTACTGGGACCGCGTGCAGGAGATCTGCCGCAAATACGACATCCTGCTGCACATCGACGAGGTCGTCTGCGGTCTGGGCCGCACCGGCACCTGGTTCGGCTACCAGCAATACGGCGTGCAGCCCGACATCGTGACGATGGCCAAGGGCGTCGCATCGGGCTACGCCGCGATCTCCTGCTGCGTGACCACGAACGCCGTGTTCGAGCAGTTCAAGGACGACACCGACCCGATGTCCTATTTCCGCGACATCTCGACCTTCGGCGGTTGCACCGCAGGCCCGACAGCGGCGATCGAGAACATGGCGATCATCGAGGAGGAAGGCCTGCTCGCGAACTCCGCCACGATGGGCATCCACCTGAAGGCCAACCTGCACGCCCTGATGGAAAAGCACGCCGTCATCGGCGACGTGCGCGGCCAGGGCCTGTTCTGCGGCGCCGAACTGGTCACCGACCGCGGCACCAAAGACCCGCTCAATGAAAAGCAGGTCGGCGCCATCGTGGCCGACTGCATGGCGCAGGGCGTGATCATCGGGGCCACGAACCGCTCCGTCCCGGGCTTCAACAACACGCTGCTTTTCGCCCCGGCCCTGATCGCGACGACCGACGACATCGATCAGATCACCGACGCTGTCGACCGCGCCCTGACCCGCGTTCTGGGCTGA
- a CDS encoding PRC-barrel domain-containing protein produces MKTILASTAIALVMANAAVAQTPATSPATDGTSTDSMSVQSTGNPAPTSAMPATDGTSTDSMSVTSTGTGTSTEVVPADSSTSASEAPATDGTSNDSMSVQNAASAMTMDGYSDVVVTEITVEQLTGLDVYDTDGNKVGTISEPVIGADGTVSAAIVDVGGFLGLGAKPVAISLSSMQVLAMADGSDMRAYVGMTTDQLKEMPAYEATAASN; encoded by the coding sequence ATGAAAACCATTCTCGCCAGCACGGCAATTGCCCTCGTCATGGCCAATGCGGCCGTGGCGCAGACCCCCGCCACCAGCCCTGCAACCGACGGCACATCCACCGACAGCATGTCCGTGCAAAGCACCGGCAACCCGGCTCCGACCTCCGCCATGCCTGCGACTGACGGCACATCCACCGACAGCATGTCCGTGACTAGCACCGGCACAGGCACCAGCACCGAGGTCGTACCTGCGGATTCGTCCACCTCCGCATCCGAAGCACCGGCGACCGATGGCACGTCGAACGATTCCATGTCCGTTCAGAATGCCGCATCGGCGATGACGATGGACGGCTACAGCGACGTTGTGGTGACCGAAATCACCGTCGAACAGCTGACCGGACTGGACGTCTATGACACGGACGGCAACAAGGTCGGCACGATCAGCGAGCCTGTCATCGGCGCCGACGGCACCGTCTCGGCCGCCATCGTGGATGTCGGCGGATTTCTGGGACTGGGTGCAAAGCCGGTCGCGATCTCTCTGAGCAGCATGCAGGTTCTGGCGATGGCAGATGGTAGCGACATGCGCGCCTATGTCGGCATGACGACGGACCAACTGAAAGAGATGCCGGCCTATGAGGCAACCGCCGCGTCGAACTGA
- a CDS encoding taurine ABC transporter ATP-binding protein yields MAGLHIENLSMRFDLPQGGAVQALKDVSIDLKPGELLSVLGPSGCGKTTLLNIVAGFLAPTAGRITLNGNRVTGPGPDRGMVFQQGALFEWMNVRKNVGFGPRMKGMKAGPKREIVDHLLDVVGLRDFKDKAVYELSGGMQQRVALARCLANEPDVILMDEPLGALDALTREKMQGLVLKLWKETGKTIILITHSVEEALLLGERLIVMAPRPGRIHKEYNLPFADMGVGRDLREVKKDPRFAQTREEILSMIWNMEEEIMGSAGEQV; encoded by the coding sequence GTGGCCGGTCTGCATATCGAGAATCTGTCCATGCGGTTCGATCTGCCGCAGGGGGGCGCCGTGCAGGCGCTGAAGGACGTCAGCATCGACCTGAAACCGGGCGAATTGCTCAGCGTTTTGGGGCCGTCGGGCTGTGGCAAGACGACCTTGCTGAACATCGTGGCGGGGTTTCTGGCACCCACCGCGGGGCGGATCACGCTGAACGGCAACCGCGTCACCGGGCCGGGGCCGGACCGCGGCATGGTCTTTCAGCAAGGCGCGCTGTTCGAATGGATGAACGTGCGCAAGAACGTGGGCTTTGGTCCGCGCATGAAGGGCATGAAGGCGGGACCGAAGCGCGAGATCGTCGATCACCTGCTCGACGTCGTGGGCCTGCGGGATTTCAAGGACAAGGCGGTCTATGAGTTGTCGGGCGGCATGCAGCAGCGCGTGGCACTGGCGCGGTGTCTGGCGAATGAACCCGACGTGATCCTGATGGACGAACCGCTGGGCGCGCTGGACGCGCTGACGCGCGAAAAGATGCAGGGCCTTGTCCTGAAGCTGTGGAAAGAGACGGGCAAGACCATCATCCTGATCACCCACTCGGTCGAGGAGGCCCTGCTGCTGGGCGAGCGCCTGATCGTCATGGCGCCGCGACCGGGGCGCATCCATAAGGAATACAATCTGCCCTTTGCCGACATGGGCGTGGGCCGCGACCTGCGCGAGGTCAAGAAGGATCCCCGCTTTGCCCAGACCCGGGAGGAGATCCTGTCGATGATCTGGAACATGGAGGAGGAGATCATGGGCAGCGCCGGAGAGCAGGTCTGA